The Neisseria yangbaofengii genome contains a region encoding:
- the rplI gene encoding 50S ribosomal protein L9, giving the protein MQIILLEKIGGLGNLGDIVTVKNGYARNFLIPSGKAKRATEANMKEFEARRAELEAKQAEILADAQARQAKLDGQTVTIAQKAGVDGRLFGSVTNADIAEAIVASGIQAAKANVRLPNGPLKAVGEYEVEVALHTDAVAKINVVVVSAAE; this is encoded by the coding sequence ATGCAAATTATTCTGTTAGAAAAAATCGGCGGTTTGGGTAATCTGGGCGACATCGTAACCGTGAAAAACGGCTACGCCCGCAACTTCCTGATTCCGTCAGGCAAAGCAAAACGTGCTACCGAAGCCAACATGAAAGAATTCGAAGCACGCCGTGCCGAATTGGAAGCCAAACAAGCCGAAATTTTGGCTGATGCACAAGCACGCCAAGCCAAATTGGACGGCCAAACCGTTACCATCGCACAAAAAGCCGGTGTGGACGGTCGTCTGTTCGGTTCTGTTACCAATGCCGACATCGCCGAAGCCATCGTTGCTTCAGGCATTCAAGCAGCCAAAGCCAACGTACGTCTGCCAAACGGTCCGTTGAAAGCTGTTGGCGAATACGAAGTGGAAGTGGCACTGCACACTGATGCCGTAGCGAAAATCAATGTTGTGGTGGTTTCTGCTGCCGAATAA
- the dnaX gene encoding DNA polymerase III subunit gamma/tau yields the protein MAYQVLARKWRPKTFADLVGQEHVVKALRNALGEGRLHHAYLLTGTRGVGKTTIARILAKSLNCEHGDHGEPCGVCQSCTQIDAGRYVDLLEIDAASNTGIDNIREVLENAQYAPTAGKYKVYIIDEVHMLSKSAFNAMLKTLEEPPEHVKFILATTDPHKVPITVLSRCLQFVLRNMTTQQVAGHLAHVLDSENIPYETTALQLLGRAAAGSMRDALSLLDQAIAMGSGKVAEHDVRQMIGAVDKRYLYELLQSVVNQDGRALLNQAQEMAARAIGFDSALNELAMLLQRLALVQAVPSAVTNDDPEREALLQLSQAMSGEQIQLYYQCAIHGKQDLSLAPDEYAGFVMTLLRMLAFAPFAAQVHGMNDVVEHTQLQEVEHKETAAKKPLTIPTSSENQNNIQTAFADAAMPSESQPQAKDIPPWEERPINETVKTEPLQMASDSDEPSAVVSENNLQAVEAESISLHFSAEIQTTSDESYQPSDPEDEDMPPPYSGEDSYAFVTEPDTPSVPPIADESPEADDEEEDEPQFIALPDFKPENWALLVQRFAKKLGAAQMLAQHAAWVDYNSDTHLMTLSLTSEAKVTTNKERLDKIQNVLAAAYNLPLKLQTQPWQDGQGWETPTMRRQRLQQEGRQQAQDLLDADPTAQQILQTFEAQWLPDTLELKQTDES from the coding sequence ATGGCTTATCAAGTGCTTGCCCGTAAATGGCGTCCGAAAACATTTGCCGATTTAGTCGGTCAGGAACACGTTGTCAAAGCACTGCGCAACGCTTTGGGCGAAGGCCGTCTGCACCATGCCTATCTCTTGACCGGTACGCGCGGCGTCGGTAAAACCACTATTGCGCGTATTTTGGCTAAAAGCCTCAACTGCGAGCATGGCGACCATGGCGAACCGTGTGGCGTGTGCCAAAGCTGCACCCAAATTGATGCCGGTCGCTACGTTGATTTGCTGGAAATCGATGCCGCCTCAAATACCGGTATCGACAACATCCGGGAAGTATTGGAAAACGCGCAATACGCACCGACCGCCGGTAAATACAAAGTCTATATCATTGACGAAGTGCACATGCTGTCGAAAAGTGCATTCAACGCCATGCTGAAAACGCTGGAAGAGCCGCCGGAGCATGTGAAATTCATTTTGGCGACCACCGACCCGCATAAAGTACCTATTACCGTATTGAGCCGCTGTTTGCAGTTTGTGTTGCGCAACATGACCACGCAGCAAGTGGCCGGCCATTTGGCGCATGTGTTAGACAGTGAAAACATTCCTTACGAAACCACTGCCTTGCAATTGTTGGGTAGGGCGGCGGCAGGCTCGATGCGCGATGCTTTGAGTTTGCTTGATCAGGCGATTGCGATGGGTTCGGGCAAAGTGGCCGAACACGATGTGCGCCAGATGATTGGTGCGGTCGATAAACGCTATTTGTATGAATTGCTGCAAAGCGTGGTTAATCAAGATGGCCGGGCCCTGCTGAACCAAGCGCAAGAAATGGCTGCCCGCGCAATCGGTTTCGACAGCGCATTGAACGAGTTGGCGATGCTGTTGCAACGTTTGGCACTGGTTCAGGCAGTGCCTTCAGCCGTAACCAACGATGACCCCGAACGCGAAGCCCTGCTGCAATTGAGCCAAGCCATGAGCGGCGAGCAGATTCAGTTGTATTACCAATGCGCAATTCACGGCAAGCAGGATTTGAGTCTGGCGCCCGACGAATACGCCGGATTTGTGATGACTTTGCTGCGTATGCTGGCATTTGCGCCCTTTGCCGCTCAAGTGCACGGCATGAATGATGTGGTTGAACACACGCAATTGCAGGAAGTGGAGCATAAGGAAACCGCTGCAAAAAAGCCGCTGACGATTCCGACATCGTCTGAAAACCAAAACAATATTCAGACGGCCTTTGCCGATGCGGCCATGCCGTCTGAAAGCCAACCTCAAGCAAAAGACATTCCTCCTTGGGAAGAGCGGCCGATAAATGAAACGGTAAAAACCGAGCCGCTTCAGATGGCCTCGGATTCTGACGAGCCGTCCGCGGTTGTGTCGGAAAATAATCTGCAAGCCGTTGAAGCTGAAAGTATTTCTTTGCATTTCTCAGCAGAAATTCAGACAACATCCGACGAATCTTATCAGCCGTCCGACCCCGAAGATGAAGACATGCCGCCACCTTATTCCGGTGAAGATTCGTATGCTTTTGTCACAGAGCCTGATACGCCGTCTGTGCCACCGATTGCGGATGAAAGTCCTGAAGCCGATGATGAGGAAGAAGATGAGCCGCAATTTATTGCCTTGCCCGATTTCAAGCCGGAAAATTGGGCGTTGTTGGTGCAGCGTTTTGCAAAAAAGCTCGGTGCCGCGCAAATGTTGGCGCAGCATGCTGCTTGGGTGGATTACAATTCCGACACGCATTTGATGACTTTGTCGCTCACCAGTGAAGCCAAAGTCACCACCAATAAAGAGCGTTTGGACAAAATCCAAAACGTGTTGGCTGCAGCCTATAATTTGCCACTCAAGCTGCAAACTCAACCGTGGCAAGACGGCCAAGGTTGGGAGACACCGACCATGCGCCGCCAGCGTTTACAGCAAGAAGGACGGCAGCAGGCACAAGATTTATTGGACGCAGACCCGACCGCACAGCAGATTTTGCAAACCTTTGAAGCGCAATGGCTGCCGGATACGCTGGAATTGAAGCAAACGGATGAGTCATAA
- a CDS encoding mechanosensitive ion channel family protein, whose product MKEFFFNLFARNQFTSHLLERSFSEPIGWLEIGITIVLLTATYYLSEFIIRKYPILPGKKWASVRHIGNRLLWPFLLLIFSIIALYTWNLFELRSVWLRLLIMAARWMILIRLVLSLVHAALPSHKVTDWLERFLSGALWVCFVIWLSGIDDLLIDILKDTKLSMGSINLSIYTILTGLIWVAVVLAFALWLGRLIEGWLMKNNHMDINLRIVMSKIIKAFLTVLAILIALPLVGIDLTVLSVFGGALGVGIGFGLQKVASNYISGFIILGDRSIRPGDRLTVNNFTGYVTKITARFVVLRSSKGGEALIPNETFITSTVINESYTAKSLWQSLDIQVAYHTDLTLAMQIMVEAAQAQERVQNDPAPKAYLTNFGENGVDLRLGFWVTDPENGFAGLFSNILLDIWKRFNENHIEFPYPQREVRILQEERAPDDTAISRAAAEVKRDTRSDRRFDDPEQEN is encoded by the coding sequence TTGAAAGAATTTTTCTTTAATCTGTTTGCGCGCAACCAATTTACTTCCCACCTGCTGGAACGCAGCTTCAGTGAACCGATCGGCTGGTTGGAAATCGGCATCACGATTGTGCTGTTGACAGCCACTTATTATTTGTCGGAATTTATTATCCGCAAATATCCGATTTTGCCCGGCAAAAAATGGGCAAGCGTCCGCCATATCGGCAACCGCTTGCTGTGGCCTTTCCTGCTGCTGATTTTTTCAATTATCGCGCTTTATACATGGAATCTGTTCGAATTGCGTTCGGTATGGCTGCGCCTGCTCATTATGGCGGCGCGCTGGATGATTCTAATCCGCTTGGTGTTGTCTTTGGTACATGCCGCATTGCCGAGCCATAAAGTGACCGACTGGCTGGAACGCTTCTTATCCGGTGCATTGTGGGTATGTTTCGTGATTTGGCTGTCTGGTATCGATGACTTGCTCATTGATATTTTGAAAGATACCAAGCTCAGCATGGGCTCGATTAATTTAAGCATCTATACCATTCTCACCGGCTTGATATGGGTAGCGGTGGTGTTAGCGTTTGCCTTGTGGCTGGGCCGCCTGATTGAAGGCTGGCTGATGAAAAACAATCACATGGACATAAACTTGCGCATCGTGATGTCAAAAATCATCAAAGCATTTTTGACCGTGTTGGCGATTTTGATTGCGCTGCCGCTGGTGGGCATTGATTTGACCGTGTTGTCGGTATTCGGCGGCGCACTCGGTGTCGGCATCGGTTTCGGTCTGCAAAAAGTCGCCAGCAACTATATTTCGGGTTTTATTATTTTGGGCGACCGCTCCATCCGCCCCGGCGACCGGCTGACGGTCAATAATTTTACCGGTTATGTAACCAAAATTACCGCCCGATTTGTGGTGTTGCGCAGCAGCAAAGGCGGCGAGGCATTAATTCCGAACGAAACCTTCATCACGTCCACGGTGATTAACGAATCCTATACCGCCAAATCGCTGTGGCAAAGTCTGGATATTCAAGTTGCCTACCACACCGATTTGACGCTTGCCATGCAGATTATGGTCGAAGCGGCGCAGGCTCAGGAGCGGGTGCAGAACGATCCCGCACCCAAAGCCTATCTCACCAATTTCGGCGAAAACGGTGTCGATTTGCGGCTGGGTTTTTGGGTAACCGATCCCGAAAATGGCTTTGCTGGACTGTTTTCCAATATTCTGCTGGATATTTGGAAACGCTTTAACGAAAACCACATCGAATTTCCGTATCCGCAGCGGGAAGTGCGGATTTTGCAGGAAGAGCGTGCGCCCGACGACACCGCCATCAGCCGTGCAGCCGCCGAAGTCAAACGGGATACCCGCTCCGACCGCCGCTTTGACGACCCCGAACAGGAAAACTGA
- the rpsR gene encoding 30S ribosomal protein S18 — translation MARQSFKRRKFCRFTAEKIQEVDYKQVDLLKDFISENGKIIPARITGTKAHYQRQLAVAVKRARFLALLPYTDQHK, via the coding sequence ATGGCTCGTCAATCATTCAAACGCAGAAAATTCTGCCGTTTTACGGCTGAAAAAATCCAAGAAGTTGATTACAAACAAGTTGATTTGTTGAAAGACTTCATCTCTGAAAACGGCAAAATCATCCCTGCCCGCATTACCGGTACCAAAGCACACTACCAACGTCAGTTGGCAGTTGCCGTAAAACGTGCCCGTTTCCTGGCTCTGTTGCCTTACACCGACCAACACAAATAA
- the priB gene encoding primosomal replication protein N, with the protein MRLNNLLSLTAQIAKAGSLRYTPAGIPVLDLMLEHESWQEENGQKCLVKFEIPARLLGRQAEQWQYRQQIMVEVEGFLAQRSQRFPRPILRIQNIKEYKG; encoded by the coding sequence ATAAGATTGAATAATCTCTTATCGCTTACCGCACAAATTGCCAAAGCAGGCAGTTTGCGATACACGCCGGCAGGTATTCCGGTGCTGGATTTGATGTTGGAACACGAATCCTGGCAGGAAGAAAACGGACAAAAATGTCTGGTTAAATTTGAAATTCCGGCAAGGCTGTTGGGTAGGCAGGCTGAACAATGGCAATATCGGCAGCAGATAATGGTCGAAGTAGAAGGCTTTTTAGCACAACGCAGCCAACGCTTCCCCCGCCCGATATTGCGGATACAGAACATTAAAGAATATAAAGGTTAA
- the mltB gene encoding lytic murein transglycosylase B, protein MKKSFVFLSAAVIAALAACSTPDKPGITRDAQPLKPIKQAEKRPTFDAAAESVASSGFNANPNVQNFIRYEAAKGRLSAAELQNFFDGVVYKGNIINIVYRPGTSRPWYEFRTGNSGAAKSNNGRQFYAANRAVIDDVARKYGVPAELIVAIIGIETNYGRNTGSFRTADALSTLAFDYPRRAEFFQNELSELLLMAKEENSDVFGFKGSYAGAMGMPQFMPSSFRKWAVDYDGDGRRDIWNNIGDVAASVANYMKQHGWQTGGKMVVPVHLNITPHLQAIIDEKTALTRTVADFKALGVMPQIPVADHEKAVLYRLETGPGVYEYYLGLNNFYSVWKYNNSRMYVTAVRDIANAVGPAGL, encoded by the coding sequence ATGAAAAAGTCTTTTGTATTCCTTTCTGCTGCCGTTATCGCGGCATTGGCTGCATGCAGCACGCCTGACAAACCGGGCATCACCCGCGATGCGCAACCATTGAAACCTATCAAACAGGCCGAAAAACGTCCGACTTTTGATGCAGCGGCTGAATCAGTGGCAAGCAGCGGTTTCAATGCCAATCCCAATGTGCAGAATTTTATCCGTTATGAAGCCGCCAAAGGCCGCTTGAGCGCCGCTGAATTGCAAAATTTCTTTGATGGTGTGGTGTACAAAGGCAACATCATTAATATTGTGTACCGCCCGGGTACGTCACGTCCATGGTATGAATTCCGAACCGGTAATTCAGGTGCAGCCAAATCCAATAATGGCCGTCAATTCTATGCCGCCAACCGCGCGGTGATTGATGATGTGGCGCGCAAATACGGCGTACCGGCTGAGCTGATTGTCGCGATTATCGGTATTGAAACCAATTACGGCCGCAATACCGGCAGCTTCCGCACGGCCGATGCTTTGAGCACTTTGGCATTTGATTATCCACGGCGTGCCGAGTTTTTCCAAAATGAATTGAGCGAATTGCTGTTGATGGCGAAGGAAGAAAACAGTGACGTCTTCGGTTTTAAAGGCAGCTACGCCGGTGCGATGGGTATGCCGCAATTCATGCCGTCGAGCTTCCGCAAATGGGCGGTGGATTATGATGGCGACGGCCGCCGTGATATTTGGAACAATATCGGCGATGTGGCCGCCTCGGTCGCGAATTATATGAAACAACACGGCTGGCAGACCGGCGGTAAAATGGTGGTGCCTGTACACCTGAACATCACGCCGCACTTGCAGGCGATTATCGATGAGAAAACTGCGCTTACCCGAACCGTGGCTGATTTCAAAGCTTTAGGCGTGATGCCGCAAATTCCGGTTGCCGATCATGAAAAAGCAGTGTTGTACCGTTTGGAAACCGGCCCGGGCGTGTATGAATATTATTTGGGCTTGAATAATTTCTACAGCGTTTGGAAATACAACAACAGCCGCATGTATGTGACTGCCGTGCGCGACATCGCCAATGCCGTCGGCCCTGCCGGTTTGTAA
- a CDS encoding organic hydroperoxide resistance protein produces MKIFYHTSATATGGRDGHTQVDDGSIGFDLVGFQNEGGKTGTNPEQLFAMGYAACFDSAMNHVAPTLGLKPEQSSTTVAVGIGQKAGGAFSLDLDITITVKGLSEAEARKLIEKAHEVCPYSNAVRRNVDTRLHVNLIRSFDL; encoded by the coding sequence ATGAAAATTTTCTACCACACTTCGGCCACAGCTACCGGAGGCCGCGATGGCCACACTCAAGTTGACGATGGTTCAATCGGTTTTGATTTGGTCGGCTTTCAAAACGAAGGCGGCAAAACCGGCACCAACCCCGAGCAGCTTTTTGCCATGGGCTATGCGGCTTGTTTCGACAGCGCGATGAACCACGTTGCCCCGACTTTGGGCTTGAAGCCGGAGCAGTCTTCCACCACCGTTGCAGTGGGTATCGGTCAAAAAGCCGGTGGTGCATTCAGCTTGGATTTGGACATCACCATCACTGTAAAAGGCTTGAGCGAAGCTGAAGCACGCAAACTGATTGAAAAGGCGCATGAAGTGTGTCCGTATTCCAATGCAGTGCGCAGGAATGTAGACACGCGTTTGCATGTGAACTTGATTCGATCGTTTGATTTGTAA
- the phoB gene encoding phosphate regulon transcriptional regulator PhoB codes for MSAYILIVEDEPAIATLIRFNLEAAGYRTAAAERVSDAGELLKNELPDLILMDYMLPDVSGVEYIQQLRSQTRTQNLPIIMLTARSEESDKERGLNIGADDYVTKPFSPRELIARINALLRRTAPQKSKQVLEIFGIRLDAENRKASTSEGIELQLNPSEFKILHFFMAHPNRLYSRNQLLDMIWGDHVFIEERTVDVHIRRLRQGLEKARLAHLVQTVRGSGYRFGNNNE; via the coding sequence ATGTCCGCCTATATCCTGATTGTAGAAGATGAGCCGGCCATTGCCACCTTGATTCGTTTCAATCTCGAAGCCGCCGGTTACCGCACGGCCGCCGCCGAACGCGTGAGCGATGCCGGGGAACTTTTGAAAAACGAATTGCCCGATCTTATCTTGATGGACTATATGCTGCCCGATGTCTCCGGCGTCGAATACATCCAACAATTGCGCAGCCAAACCCGCACGCAAAACCTGCCCATTATCATGCTTACCGCCCGCAGCGAAGAGAGTGACAAAGAGCGGGGCTTGAACATCGGTGCCGACGACTACGTCACCAAACCTTTCTCACCGCGCGAACTCATTGCCCGCATCAACGCCTTGTTACGCCGCACAGCTCCTCAAAAAAGCAAACAGGTTTTGGAAATTTTCGGCATCCGCTTGGATGCGGAAAACCGCAAAGCCAGCACCAGCGAAGGCATTGAATTGCAACTTAACCCAAGCGAATTCAAAATCTTACACTTTTTTATGGCGCACCCCAACCGCCTCTACAGCCGCAACCAGCTGCTTGACATGATTTGGGGCGACCACGTCTTTATCGAAGAGCGTACCGTCGACGTGCACATCCGCCGTTTGCGCCAAGGTTTGGAAAAAGCCCGACTCGCCCATTTAGTGCAAACCGTCCGCGGCAGCGGCTACCGTTTCGGCAACAACAATGAATAA
- the nudB gene encoding dihydroneopterin triphosphate diphosphatase, with translation MGKPLKYPVSALVVLHDGNGNILLIERTKPAGFWQSVTGSLEPGETVAQTARREVWEETGIALGENQLHDWHDSSVYEIYHHWRHRYPPGVFENREHVFSARIDRQTPVILNPQEHTAYGWFAAAEAAAKVFSPSNKTAILNLLRRQAAGEAV, from the coding sequence ATGGGCAAACCGCTGAAATATCCCGTTTCCGCCTTAGTTGTCCTGCACGACGGCAACGGCAATATCCTGTTAATCGAACGCACCAAGCCCGCCGGTTTTTGGCAATCGGTAACCGGAAGCCTCGAACCCGGCGAAACCGTTGCCCAAACCGCCCGCCGCGAAGTTTGGGAAGAAACCGGCATTGCGCTGGGCGAAAACCAGTTGCACGACTGGCACGACAGCAGCGTATACGAAATCTACCACCACTGGCGGCACCGCTATCCGCCGGGCGTATTTGAAAACCGGGAACACGTTTTCTCCGCCCGCATCGACCGCCAAACGCCGGTTATCCTCAACCCGCAGGAACACACCGCCTACGGCTGGTTTGCCGCAGCAGAAGCTGCCGCAAAAGTGTTCTCACCGTCCAACAAAACAGCCATTCTCAACCTGCTGCGCCGTCAGGCCGCAGGCGAGGCCGTCTGA
- the phoR gene encoding phosphate regulon sensor histidine kinase PhoR, producing the protein MNNLVYLIPSILCILFAAAAGLAFWGVSGAFIAAFAALSFISLLHIRQMYKLLDWLKNPEPESIPFASGIWDEVFSTLLKQSRNRRKQKRKLKNALMRFNRAAEALPTGVMILDKEMRIEWQNRLSATHFNLNREHDRNGILPNLVRLPEFHAFMEQSGQVQIRLAVPQNHPIPRTLLITRCPFEKNTQMLISQDVSTIEQVQASHTSFIANVSHELRTPLTVINGFLETMRDMPDIPDEQRRQFISLMQKEGSRMLDLLNDLLTLSKLESRHHQEQNKELLNLSLLSRQLFESTKTFSDGRHYITEEVEPELSVRGIQHVLYSALSNLTFNAVRYTPEGGKIHISLKPEGDRHVRFSVSDTGPGIAPEHIPRLTERFYRVDTGRSRQSGGTGLGLAIAKHALAAHGTKIEVESTLGEGSTFSALFELAAQQPTEIVGLHKAKAV; encoded by the coding sequence ATGAATAATCTCGTTTACCTGATTCCTTCCATCCTCTGCATTTTGTTTGCCGCAGCCGCCGGACTGGCCTTTTGGGGCGTATCCGGCGCGTTTATTGCCGCCTTTGCCGCACTCAGCTTCATCAGCTTGCTGCACATCCGTCAGATGTACAAACTGCTCGACTGGCTGAAGAACCCCGAGCCGGAATCCATTCCCTTTGCCAGCGGCATTTGGGACGAAGTGTTTTCCACCCTGCTCAAGCAAAGCCGTAACCGCCGCAAACAAAAACGCAAACTCAAAAATGCGTTAATGCGTTTCAACCGCGCCGCCGAAGCCTTGCCCACCGGTGTGATGATTTTGGATAAAGAAATGCGCATCGAATGGCAAAACCGCCTTTCCGCCACCCATTTCAACCTCAACCGCGAGCACGACCGCAACGGCATTTTGCCCAACCTCGTCCGCCTGCCTGAGTTTCATGCTTTTATGGAACAAAGCGGGCAGGTACAAATCCGCTTGGCAGTGCCGCAAAACCATCCGATTCCACGCACGCTGCTGATTACCCGCTGCCCGTTTGAAAAAAACACTCAAATGCTCATCAGCCAAGACGTCAGCACCATTGAGCAAGTGCAGGCCAGCCACACCAGCTTTATCGCCAATGTCTCGCACGAATTGCGCACGCCGTTAACCGTCATCAACGGCTTTTTGGAAACCATGCGCGACATGCCCGATATTCCTGATGAACAACGCCGGCAATTCATCTCCCTGATGCAAAAAGAAGGCAGCCGCATGCTTGATTTGCTCAACGATTTGCTGACCTTGTCAAAACTTGAAAGCCGGCATCACCAAGAGCAAAACAAAGAGCTGCTCAACCTAAGTCTGCTGAGCCGGCAATTGTTTGAAAGCACCAAAACCTTTTCAGACGGCCGCCACTACATTACCGAAGAAGTCGAGCCGGAATTAAGCGTCCGCGGCATTCAGCATGTGCTGTACAGCGCCTTAAGCAATCTTACGTTCAACGCCGTGCGCTATACGCCGGAAGGCGGCAAAATACACATCAGCCTTAAACCGGAAGGCGACCGCCACGTCCGCTTCAGCGTCAGCGACACCGGCCCCGGCATCGCCCCAGAACACATCCCGCGCCTGACCGAACGCTTCTACCGCGTCGACACCGGCCGCTCGCGCCAAAGCGGCGGCACCGGCTTAGGCCTTGCCATCGCCAAACACGCTTTGGCCGCGCACGGCACTAAAATCGAAGTGGAAAGCACATTGGGCGAAGGCAGCACCTTTTCCGCATTGTTTGAATTGGCCGCGCAGCAGCCTACTGAAATTGTAGGTTTGCATAAAGCAAAGGCCGTCTGA
- a CDS encoding ferritin-like domain-containing protein, with protein sequence MNKIYDLLNEMLAVYWSASIQHRSHVAVIDAEGASLLATEMEKKIADEPETIIKLQNRLLDLGGQIRFTVKQPNIGTNLREALENDYELQKNARIGLNQWAETASSEHDATTRILIEEILADEEEHLSWLEQELNLLEKLGEPLYLSKRM encoded by the coding sequence ATGAATAAAATTTACGATTTATTAAATGAGATGTTGGCGGTTTATTGGTCGGCAAGTATTCAACACCGCAGCCATGTGGCGGTGATTGATGCGGAAGGCGCAAGTTTGCTGGCGACTGAAATGGAAAAGAAAATTGCCGATGAACCGGAAACGATTATTAAGCTGCAAAATCGGCTGCTTGATTTGGGTGGACAAATTCGTTTTACCGTCAAGCAGCCCAACATCGGTACAAATCTGCGCGAAGCTCTGGAAAATGATTATGAGCTGCAAAAAAATGCGCGTATCGGTTTAAATCAATGGGCAGAAACAGCAAGCAGCGAACACGATGCAACCACGCGCATCTTGATTGAAGAGATTTTAGCAGACGAAGAAGAGCATTTGTCTTGGCTGGAGCAAGAGTTGAATTTACTGGAAAAACTGGGCGAGCCGCTTTATCTTTCGAAAAGAATGTAA
- a CDS encoding glutathione S-transferase family protein translates to MIKLHYLNNSCSHRIAWLLEELGVDYDVAVYHRLPETNLAPDELKALHPLGKAPVLQDGALTLAEGNAMILHLLDRYDGERCFTPAAKSDAYSQFAYWLSISASMFSANLLGMMAKKFDFGAYNDYASGQVALYFNHVEQTLNGKMWITGEQLTGADFALSFPLQWGLGQVNPADYPNIVRYVQQIESRPAYQRVAEKTGCELCLNQF, encoded by the coding sequence ATGATTAAATTGCATTACTTAAACAACTCTTGTTCGCACCGAATCGCGTGGTTGTTGGAAGAATTGGGTGTGGATTATGATGTGGCGGTGTATCACCGTCTGCCGGAGACCAATCTTGCGCCAGATGAATTAAAAGCGCTGCATCCTTTGGGTAAAGCGCCGGTGTTGCAGGATGGTGCACTTACCTTGGCAGAAGGCAATGCGATGATTTTGCATTTGCTCGACCGCTATGATGGCGAACGCTGCTTTACGCCTGCTGCAAAAAGCGATGCCTATTCGCAATTCGCTTATTGGCTGAGCATATCGGCTTCAATGTTTTCCGCCAATTTATTGGGTATGATGGCGAAAAAATTCGATTTCGGTGCCTACAACGATTACGCTTCAGGGCAGGTTGCTTTGTATTTTAATCATGTCGAACAAACGCTTAACGGCAAAATGTGGATTACCGGCGAGCAGCTGACCGGTGCCGACTTTGCCTTGAGTTTTCCCTTGCAATGGGGTTTGGGTCAGGTGAATCCGGCCGATTATCCGAATATTGTGCGCTATGTGCAGCAAATTGAATCGCGTCCGGCTTATCAGCGCGTGGCGGAGAAAACCGGTTGCGAATTGTGCTTAAACCAATTCTGA
- the rpsF gene encoding 30S ribosomal protein S6 has protein sequence MRHYEIVFIVHPDQSEQVPAMVERYKTMITEANGKIHRLEDWGRRQLAYPINKIHKAHYVLMNIETTPEVVEELETAFRFNDAVLRHLTIKTKHAVTEASPMLGGEKAKNLLNGAAEEVAAAE, from the coding sequence ATGCGTCATTACGAGATCGTGTTTATCGTTCATCCTGATCAAAGCGAGCAAGTGCCTGCAATGGTTGAACGTTACAAAACCATGATTACCGAAGCCAACGGTAAAATCCACCGCTTGGAAGACTGGGGTCGCCGCCAACTGGCTTACCCAATCAACAAAATCCACAAAGCACACTATGTTTTGATGAACATCGAAACCACTCCTGAAGTGGTTGAAGAGCTGGAAACCGCATTCCGCTTCAATGATGCCGTATTGCGTCATCTGACCATCAAAACCAAACACGCTGTAACCGAAGCCTCTCCAATGCTGGGTGGCGAAAAAGCAAAAAACCTGCTCAACGGTGCGGCTGAAGAAGTTGCAGCAGCCGAATAA